The Thermotoga maritima MSB8 region TTTCTACGGGTGTTCCCTCTCCTTTGTAGTAATCGGCGCTCTTGAAGATCACTTTTTCTATACTGAACTTCACTTTTCCGTATCCTCTGCTTCCGTTTCCACCGAGATAGTCGTCTTCGAGAAGCTCCAGAGCTGTGGCTATATTTTCGAGGTCTTCCTTTATGTGCTTTTCGTTCTCTGCTGTGTAGATGATCTCGAATTCAAATTCCGCACCTGCGGGAATTCTTTCAAAGCTTCTCGGATCGGCTTTACAGGTGACTCTGTCCAGTGCGTTCTCTGTTTTCCATTCCGTGTATGGAAGGTCGGTTTCCATGCTGAGGAGTTTCGTTTTCGAATCTTCCGTGAGGAACGCATCTCTGACAAGAAGGCGTGAAGGGATGTTATTTCCTTCTTTCGAGGTCGAACCAAACACCCTGCAGACTTTGCATTCCCTTTCTTCGCATTCGTGTCTTCTTACCTTGTTCCCAGATATATCCAGATTCAACAACCTTTCCATCAGGCTTCTCATCTTTCCTTTCACAGAGCTTCCGGGGATGTAGGGTTCTCCCGTGAGAGGATTTCTGATAACGGGATTGTCTATACCACCGATGTTCACACCGAGCTCCTGACCTCCGATCCTAAGACCTGTTTCCAGAATGATCTTTCCCTTTATGATGTACTTTCCGAGTATCGGCCTTTCCACCGCTCATCCCTCCTTATCTTCTGGCTGTCCTTCTGTTGCTTTTTTCGGATTCAGAATGGAATTTGTGATACGCAAGGATTGCATCGTAGAACTTTTTGAATTTCTCAAACTCGTCAGGAGTCTTTATCTCGTCTATGAGAGGTTCAAGTATCTCCTTCAATTCACTGATACCTTCGATATCCCTTCCAACCTGATATGCGAGAAATATCTTCATGAAGTGAAGCTCGTTAAGGATCTCTTCGTTGAACTTCTCCGGGTTATCCCTGTAGTCCTTCTTTTTGTAGATGTAGTTGCTCCAGATTTTGGTTAAGTGACCATGAAACTTTCTGAGCTGGTTTGTCTTCAGCTTTCCAGAAAGTTCCCTTCCGATTTCCTCTGCCTTTCTCACAAGGTCCTTCAAATCTTCTTTGAGAGAAACACCCTGAGAAACTGCCACCGCTCATCCCTCCTTCAGCTTTTTCTTGAGAGAAGATCCACAAACTGGAGGATTACATTCAAGGCGTTTTCACCGAGGTGATCTATGTTCTCTCTCATGAGATTTGCCACTCTTTTGTCTTCGTCTTTGTTCTCCCTTGCTTCTATGTAGGCGAGGAAGGCTTTGTTCAGAGGAGACTCTTCTCTTGTGAGATTCAAAGCCTTTCTAATGACACTTCTGTCCACTTTGTCTGCTATTTCCTTCAACTCTTGATAAAAGTTGTACATTTCGAAGAAGGTGTTCCACTTTACCGCATAGTAGTTTCTGTTCGAAAATGCTATGCTGTTCTTCCCGGATTTCTTGGCAGCGCTTTCGGCTCTTTCAGACATTTCTCTTATGAGGCTCATACTCGTTTTCTCATCGGTGATCACGTATCCCGCGGAGAACGTCATGAAGTCGTTCGTTGTGAATCTTCCAAACGCCTCTCTCAACTCTTTTGCCACATCCAGAACATCGTTCCATCCGCCAACCAGATAGAGATCGTCTCCGCCGGAATAAATCACCATAACGTTCTTTCCTTCAACAATACTCTCTACTCTTTCTTTGAAGAAAAAGCTCATGAGCCTTGAGAGGGTGCTGTATCTGGAAAGGGTCTTTTTCTTTAAACCTTTGAGAAAGATCTTTCCAAGGTTGTCAACGTCAACAAGGAGGCTCGCTATTTTTTTGCCAGGTGCTTTTTCTGCGATTTTCTCGAACTCCTGTTCTTTGAAATACGTCACCACCTGTATTCTTCTGACGTTCTTTTCTTTTTCCGAGAATTCGTATATCCTTCTCAACTTGTAGCTGAAACCCTCTCCCGGTTCTCTCGAGAAATCGAATTTTCTCTTAAAAATCTCGAACTTTCCATTCTTCCTTTCAGCAAGATACACGTGAGACTCTTCAAGAAGTTCTCTTCCAAGCTCGTACATTTCCTTGCAGAAGTCACAGGCGATTTCTTCTTCTCCTTCTCGAATGGAAAAGAGCTTGTCTACTCTGTTTCCACAGATTTTGCAGGTGTGGTTTCCCTTCTCCTGGATCAGATTCAAATCATCGGGGAAGATCGCTTCGAGGTCTTTTTCTGTGTACATTCTGTATTTTCTTTCGTTCAACTTTTCACCGATCTTCTTGAAAACCTTGGACATGTCTTCCACGTCTTTCACCGAAAATTCAACAGATTCGATCACAAGGTGGAGTGAAAGACCCCTATTTCTGAACCATTCGTTCAGCTCGTTTCTGATCTCTTCGAGGGCTTTCTTCACCTTCTCTGTGTTGGAAAGGACAAGGTAGAAATGTCCTCCTCCTATGAAGTGAACGTTTGTCCTGTAAAAGCCTGTTTTATCAAGAATCTCATCCACAACGACTTCCTGGAGAATTTCTATGAAGAAACTCCTTCCTCTGTAGGATCTGAGAGCTCCTTTTGAAGAGACGTTGGCAATAAAATTCTGTATCCCGGAGACATCTCCCCCAACAAGTAGGAAGGGTTTCACGTTGGAATTCTCAAAGTGTGATTTCATCTCCTGGTAGGATTCAAATTTGAGGTCGTTTTCCTTTGCGTAGTCATAGAGCGAGAGAGCAAGCATAGCCGTGACCTTCAGATGGTCGTAGAGCGATATATCCATGTCTCCTTCCACTCTTGTTTCCTGAGGAATGAACGAGAAGTACTTGTAAGTGAGAAAATTCACATCATCTGGTGTGGGAGAAATCTTCTGAGCGTCTTCGACAAATCTCCTGTAGAGATCCTCGTAGGTTTTCTGATCTTCTTTCATATCCTTTACCGCTTCCACCACTTCGTTGGCTGGTTTTGCAGGAAAGTAAGTGACGTTTCTGGAAGATTCCCCCTCCGGGATCTTTGAGAGGAGGTTGACCATTCTTCGAAGTTCTTCAAACTTCTGATCTTCGGTCATTCTTTCTTTGCTCGAGAGGTTGTCTGCGAAGCACACGTACCAAACCTTTTCGTTTTCCAAACTTTTTTTCAGAAGATCCTTTTCATGATGGTAGTGAATGTAATCCTGAATTACAGCGAATTTCTTCACTTTGTTTGTAAAATCGTATCCGGCAATCTGATGTCTTCTGTCATCCCCCGCCCTTCTTACGACCTTTCCTATGTCGTGCAGGAGAGCCCCAACAACAAGCTCTTCTCTGTCTTTCAAGGAAGATTCACCTCCTTTTCTCAATCAAGCTCCAGAATTTCACCCACCACAAAAGGATTCTGCTTTTGTTCTTCGTAAGTTCTCTTGTCCACAGCCAGGATAGTTTTTACTTTTCTTCCGTATCTAATTTGATTTTTGGCACGCTCGATAACGTACGTAAGAAAAGTGGTTCCACCTGTGAGATTGACGATCACTTCATCCACGTCAGAAAGATGTTCTTTGATTTCGGATACTACTCGATCTATTTCACTTACACCCATAAAAGGGTCTTCGAGAAGGATTACCCTAAATTCACCCTTGAATTCAGCTTTCTCCAGAATTTCTGAAAGAATAGCTTTTCCCTGTTTTGAAGTTATAACCAGGAGTAGATCAGGTGAAATTTTTTTCAGAACGGTGTATAAAGCACCTTTTGTCGTACCGAGAGGAGTGAGAAGAGCTCTTTTTCTGTTTCGCTGAGTTTTTCTCGCAGACTCCAGAAGTTGTTCCGGTGGGGTTTGAACAAGCACTTTCAGGTGATCTTCTATCTTTTTCAAGGAGGGAAGCTGGAGTTTGTTGAATCCGAAATGAGCAACATGATTTCTTGCCTGAAGGATGGTATCATAACCAAACGTTGAAATGCTCACAGACTCTCTAACATTTCTATCCAAGAAATCACTCTTCTCCCCTCCAGACATCAAATAGACATTTATAAGATATTCTCTTGCCAAACGAAGAGCCATACCTAAATCTCCTGTTTGAAGATAGAAATCCAGTAACTCTTTTTCAGATTCCAATTCTTTTTCGCTCAGTTCAAAATTCTCCGATTTCACATGTATAACCCTGTATCTTTTTTCGATCCCATCTAAGAGAGCCGCAATCTCTGGAACAAAAACCTCCGTCTCCTCTCTTATTCTTGCTTTATTTCTATCAATAAAATTGAAGAAATTGGTTAAATTCTTCCTTATGGCTACTATGGATCCAAGACGTATAGAAGACGAAAGATCCTGAAGTTTTTGAGACATAGAACCAAGTAGCTTTGGTTTTTTCGAACTTTGACTTCTCCTGTATATTTCTTCATTTCTCTTTTTTATCAAATCAGCGAGTTCTTTCGCATATCCATACTCTTTGAACAATCGAACAGCATATATCCATGATGTAGCTTTAGTTAGTGGGGTCAAATCTTCGCACTCTGTTACTTTTGTTTCTTTATTGTACTTGCCGTAAACTACACTCACATTAACATCTTTGGCCTCTTTAAGGTACAGGGCTACTACACTTGCCATCAATGGAATACTTCTGAACGAATGAGTAACATCCAGTATAACTCTGTCCCCTTCTTCCAAATTTTCCACAAGGTTTCTTACAAGGAAATTCATCAAGTTACTTGAAGATTCTCCTCTCCGGTATTTCAAAATCTTTAATATTTGATCTCAAAAATCTTCTACACTCATCCCATGTTTTGCTTTCTTTCACGGTTTTTGTTAGGAAGAATATTGTTTCAACTTGTTTTCCTATATGATTCAGATATTCAATTAATGCTAGTGGGAAAATCGATTGTCGAACACAAAAAATATCCTGGGAGTCATCATTTTTTACACACCCATCTAAAAGATTCCCATTAATTTTAATTTCGCTTTCTTCATACTTACCCAGGCCAAGAAATGTAACCAGTTTTACAACTTCGCCCATCTTTTCACCTCTCATATTTTTTCAAGGCTACCATTCCGAATCCCATGCTGTTTTTCTCTCCAAAACCCGCTTCATAGCCGATCTCTACAAGCTTTTTCTCGCCCCTGATTTTGAACGGGAAAACCACGGCTCTGACGAACGCGTTTTTCAATTTGATCCTCTTGGTTATCCGATGACGTGATTTGATGTAATCCCAATCGGGGATGACTTCAACAGTGCCTTCTGGATCTTTTCCGTAAAAAGCTCTGTACTTCTTCATAAGATTTTTTCTGAAAACTTCGTAGAACTCTTCCTCTCCCGGATGAAGATACCTGTGGTAAAGCTTTCCATTGTTTTCTTCAGGTACACTGACCACAAGCGGTGACAGCATGACAAAGTGGTACTCCGACTGGTCAGGAAGAGAATTTTCGATGTCAATGGATTTCACGATGAACTCTGTTTTTCCTACCCTGATCACGGGATCTTCGGAGAGAGAAGAAAACATGTACCTGACGAATTCAACTACTGGGGATGAGATGTACCACCATCCTTTTCCTGGAAATATGAAGATTCTCTCACCGCTGACTCTGGAATTTTCAAAGAAAAGTTGTGAAAAAGTGAAAAACTTGAACCTCTTCCCATAACCCTTCTCGTGAAGGAATCTGGCAAAGTTTTCATTCTGTGAAGCCAATCTCTTGTAGATGAAAGAAGAAAGAAAATAGTTGTAATTCAATGGAACAGTGCTTTCCATCGCCTGAAAAGAAACTTTCAATCTCATACTGTTTCCCCCTTGGATGTCTTTGTGATAATTTTATCATTAAAATTTTCTTTGCATACTATCCTTTTTTTCTTTGAATAGTCATTATCGATGATCTTTCTGATTTAATGGTCAAGAAAAATTCCCCAAACTCTGCAATTTTTTGTTTGACCAAATATATGCAAAAAGTATATAATTTCCCTGAGGTGAGAGTCGTGAGAAAGGTCTGTCAGTGCTGGTGGTGCGGGTATTGATACTCCCTCCCCTTACCACGAAGAAGAACAAAACGGGGAGGGAAGACTATGGCAGAGGCAAAGAACGCTCCGTTGATTGGAAAGGATGCCCTTGGTCGAGAAGTTCGTGATCTTTCTAAAGTCCCATGGTGGGGCGTGGACAGGAAAGAAATAGAGTGGTACCCAACCATCGATTACGATAAATGTGTGACATGTGGAATCTGCTTTGTAACCTGCGGAAGACGAGTGTTCGACTTCGACAAAAAAGAGGGAAAAGTGATAGTGGCGCGTCCTTACAACTGTATGGTTGCGTGTCAGACGTGCATGAACCTTTGTCCAACAGGAGCGATAAGTTTCCCCGATGCTTCCTATATAAAAAAGCTGGTTGCGCAGAACAAAATTGTGAAGAAAGCCTTTGAGATAATAAAGCCTCTCCTGGCCGAAGATCATCTGTCACCAAAGGAAACGGAAACCAAACCCGAACCCTGAGAGGAGGTGAAACAATGATCATAGCCATTCCCGTCTCCGAAAACAGAGGAAAAGATTCTCCCATATCGGAACACTTCGGTAGGGCACCGTATTTCGCATTCGTGAAGGTGAAGAACAACGCGATAGCGGATATCAGTGTTGAAGAAAACCCTCTTGCACAGGATCATGTTCACGGTGCTGTCCCAAATTTTGTGAAAGAAAAAGGAGCGGAGCTGGTGATAGTGAGAGGTATCGGAAGAAGAGCCATCGCTGCCTTCGAAGCCATGGGTGTAAAAGTGATAAAGGGCGCATCAGGAACAGTGGAAGAAGTGGTGAACCAGTATCTCTCAGGACAACTGAAAGATTCAGACTACGAAGTTCACGATCATCACCAC contains the following coding sequences:
- a CDS encoding CRISPR-associated DxTHG motif protein is translated as MNFLVRNLVENLEEGDRVILDVTHSFRSIPLMASVVALYLKEAKDVNVSVVYGKYNKETKVTECEDLTPLTKATSWIYAVRLFKEYGYAKELADLIKKRNEEIYRRSQSSKKPKLLGSMSQKLQDLSSSIRLGSIVAIRKNLTNFFNFIDRNKARIREETEVFVPEIAALLDGIEKRYRVIHVKSENFELSEKELESEKELLDFYLQTGDLGMALRLAREYLINVYLMSGGEKSDFLDRNVRESVSISTFGYDTILQARNHVAHFGFNKLQLPSLKKIEDHLKVLVQTPPEQLLESARKTQRNRKRALLTPLGTTKGALYTVLKKISPDLLLVITSKQGKAILSEILEKAEFKGEFRVILLEDPFMGVSEIDRVVSEIKEHLSDVDEVIVNLTGGTTFLTYVIERAKNQIRYGRKVKTILAVDKRTYEEQKQNPFVVGEILELD
- the cas6 gene encoding CRISPR-associated endoribonuclease Cas6; translated protein: MRLKVSFQAMESTVPLNYNYFLSSFIYKRLASQNENFARFLHEKGYGKRFKFFTFSQLFFENSRVSGERIFIFPGKGWWYISSPVVEFVRYMFSSLSEDPVIRVGKTEFIVKSIDIENSLPDQSEYHFVMLSPLVVSVPEENNGKLYHRYLHPGEEEFYEVFRKNLMKKYRAFYGKDPEGTVEVIPDWDYIKSRHRITKRIKLKNAFVRAVVFPFKIRGEKKLVEIGYEAGFGEKNSMGFGMVALKKYER
- a CDS encoding NifB/NifX family molybdenum-iron cluster-binding protein — protein: MIIAIPVSENRGKDSPISEHFGRAPYFAFVKVKNNAIADISVEENPLAQDHVHGAVPNFVKEKGAELVIVRGIGRRAIAAFEAMGVKVIKGASGTVEEVVNQYLSGQLKDSDYEVHDHHHHEHH
- a CDS encoding 4Fe-4S dicluster domain-containing protein, yielding MAEAKNAPLIGKDALGREVRDLSKVPWWGVDRKEIEWYPTIDYDKCVTCGICFVTCGRRVFDFDKKEGKVIVARPYNCMVACQTCMNLCPTGAISFPDASYIKKLVAQNKIVKKAFEIIKPLLAEDHLSPKETETKPEP
- the cas10 gene encoding type III-A CRISPR-associated protein Cas10/Csm1, yielding MKDREELVVGALLHDIGKVVRRAGDDRRHQIAGYDFTNKVKKFAVIQDYIHYHHEKDLLKKSLENEKVWYVCFADNLSSKERMTEDQKFEELRRMVNLLSKIPEGESSRNVTYFPAKPANEVVEAVKDMKEDQKTYEDLYRRFVEDAQKISPTPDDVNFLTYKYFSFIPQETRVEGDMDISLYDHLKVTAMLALSLYDYAKENDLKFESYQEMKSHFENSNVKPFLLVGGDVSGIQNFIANVSSKGALRSYRGRSFFIEILQEVVVDEILDKTGFYRTNVHFIGGGHFYLVLSNTEKVKKALEEIRNELNEWFRNRGLSLHLVIESVEFSVKDVEDMSKVFKKIGEKLNERKYRMYTEKDLEAIFPDDLNLIQEKGNHTCKICGNRVDKLFSIREGEEEIACDFCKEMYELGRELLEESHVYLAERKNGKFEIFKRKFDFSREPGEGFSYKLRRIYEFSEKEKNVRRIQVVTYFKEQEFEKIAEKAPGKKIASLLVDVDNLGKIFLKGLKKKTLSRYSTLSRLMSFFFKERVESIVEGKNVMVIYSGGDDLYLVGGWNDVLDVAKELREAFGRFTTNDFMTFSAGYVITDEKTSMSLIREMSERAESAAKKSGKNSIAFSNRNYYAVKWNTFFEMYNFYQELKEIADKVDRSVIRKALNLTREESPLNKAFLAYIEARENKDEDKRVANLMRENIDHLGENALNVILQFVDLLSRKS
- the csm2 gene encoding type III-A CRISPR-associated protein Csm2 codes for the protein MAVSQGVSLKEDLKDLVRKAEEIGRELSGKLKTNQLRKFHGHLTKIWSNYIYKKKDYRDNPEKFNEEILNELHFMKIFLAYQVGRDIEGISELKEILEPLIDEIKTPDEFEKFKKFYDAILAYHKFHSESEKSNRRTARR
- the csm3 gene encoding type III-A CRISPR-associated RAMP protein Csm3, which codes for MERPILGKYIIKGKIILETGLRIGGQELGVNIGGIDNPVIRNPLTGEPYIPGSSVKGKMRSLMERLLNLDISGNKVRRHECEERECKVCRVFGSTSKEGNNIPSRLLVRDAFLTEDSKTKLLSMETDLPYTEWKTENALDRVTCKADPRSFERIPAGAEFEFEIIYTAENEKHIKEDLENIATALELLEDDYLGGNGSRGYGKVKFSIEKVIFKSADYYKGEGTPVEKEVKGGVEGFKKAIPEIVKG